Genomic window (Pseudomonas hydrolytica):
CGATCGATTCAGGGCCGCCTTGGTGAGGCGGCCAGCAACCCAAGGAGTTACACATGAGCGCCGCCAATCTGGTGATGCAGAGCTATGGACGCTGCTGCGCCAGCCCCGCCTTCTTCGACGATTTCTACCGCCACTTCCTCGCCAGCTCGCCGCTGATCCGCGAGAAGTTCGTCGATACCGACATGAGCGCGCAGAAGCAGCTGCTGCGCCAGGGCATCATGAATCTGGTGATGCATGCCCGCGGCATGCCGGACACCAAGCTGCGCGCCCTTGGCGAATCGCACTCGCGCCAGCGCCTGGATATCCGCCCCGAACTCTACGACCTGTGGCTCGACGCGCTACTGCTGACCATCAGCGAACACGACAAGGAGTGCGACGCGGACATACGCCAGGCCTGGCGTGAAGTGCTGAACAAAGGTATCGCCGTGATCAAGGGCGGTTATTGATTCAGGTCATTTCGCCAGGGTCGGCCTCTGCGACAAAACGTCCGCTGCGCGGTGCGCCTCACCGATCACCGCGGCCGTCGCCGTTCTCCTCCTGTACCCGTCGTCCAGCGGCGACACGGGAACCCTGGTGCGCGCGGCGCACCCTACGGGGACACCGGCGCCGTGCGCACCCACTTCGCCGGCAGTGGCGTTCCCTATGGCAATAACGCCGGGACCTCGCACCATTGACCAGGTTGCAGGCCACTCAACGTCCAGGGGCCGATGGCCACACGCACCAGGCGCAGCGTGGGCAGGCCCACCGCGGCGGTCATGCGCCGCACCTGGCGGTTGCGCCCCTCGCGGATCACCAGCTCCAGCCAACTGGTCGGCACGCTCTTGC
Coding sequences:
- a CDS encoding globin, encoding MSAANLVMQSYGRCCASPAFFDDFYRHFLASSPLIREKFVDTDMSAQKQLLRQGIMNLVMHARGMPDTKLRALGESHSRQRLDIRPELYDLWLDALLLTISEHDKECDADIRQAWREVLNKGIAVIKGGY